Proteins encoded in a region of the Dasypus novemcinctus isolate mDasNov1 chromosome 24, mDasNov1.1.hap2, whole genome shotgun sequence genome:
- the TRIB3 gene encoding tribbles homolog 3: MHATALDAPLGALSREKQIELDDDLDTEFSVRKQAQSGPQPSVAPCLLPLSPPPAPVLAPAVTTASRLGPYVLLEPKEGGRACRALHCPTGAEYTCKVYPACEAQAVLEPYARLPPNRHVARPAEVLAGAHQLYTFFPRPHGDMHSLVRRRRRLPEPEAAALFRQMAAAVAHCHQHGLVLRDLKLRRFVFTDYERRKLVLEDLEDACVLRGPDDSLWDKRACPAYVGPEILSSRPCYSGKAADVWSLGVALFTMLAGHYPFQDSAPALLFGKIRRGAFALPEGLSAPARCLVRCLLRREPAERLTAAGVLLHPWLRDDPLPLTPPRSHLWEADQVVPDGPGLEEAEEVEGEGEVGLYS, from the exons ATGCACGCCACCGCTCTGGATGCTCCTTTGGGTGCCCTCAGCAGAGAGAAGCAGATAGAACTGGATGATGACCTAGACACTGAGTTTTCTGTTAGAAAACAAGCTCAAAGTGGGCCCCAGCCCAGTGTGGCCCCCTGTTTGCTGCCCCTgagcccaccccctgccccagttctTGCACCTGCTGTGACCACTGCCTCCCGGCTTGGGCCCTATGTCCTCCTGGAGCCCAAGGAGGGCGGGCGGGCCTGCCGTGCTCTGCACTGCCCCACAGGCGCCGAGTACACCTGCAAG GTGTACCCGGCCTGCGAGGCCCAGGCCGTCCTGGAGCCCTATGCCCGCCTGCCCCCCAACAGGCACGTGGCTCGGCCTGCTGAGGTGCTGGCCGGGGCCCATCAGCTCTACACCTTTTTCCCGCGGCCCCACGGGGACATGCACAGCCTGgtgcgccgccgccgccgcctgccCGAGCCCGAGGCCGCTGCGCTCTTCCGCCAGATGGCGGCCGCCGTGGCGCACTGCCACCAGCACGGCCTCGTCCTGCGTGATCTCAAGCTGCGCCGCTTTGTCTTTACCGACTATGAAAG GAGAAAGCTGGTGCTGGAGGACCTGGAGGACGCCTGTGTGCTGCGCGGGCCCGACGACTCGCTGTGGGACAAGCGCGCCTGCCCAGCCTACGTGGGCCCTGAGATCCTCAGCTCCCGCCCCTGCTACTCGGGCAAGGCGGCCGACGTCTGGAGCCTGGGCGTGGCGCTCTTCACCATGCTGGCCGGCCACTACCCCTTCCAGGACTCGGCGCCCGCCCTGCTCTTCGGCAAGATTCGCCGCGGCGCCTTCGCGCTGCCTGAGGGCCTCTCGGCCCCTGCCCGCTGCCTGgtccgctgcctcctccgccgGGAGCCGGCCGAGAGGCTCACGGCCGCCGGCGTCCTGCTGCACCCCTGGCTGCGGGACGACCCACTCCCCCTGACGCCTCCCCGATCCCACCTCTGGGAGGCTGACCAGGTGGTCCCTGATGGGCCGGGGCTGGAGGAGGCCGAGGaagtggagggagaaggggaggtggGTCTATACAGTTAG